From the genome of Acidobacteriota bacterium, one region includes:
- a CDS encoding FAD-dependent oxidoreductase — MALDFDMVVIGGGAAGLTAAGMSASLGAKTALVEESRLGGDCTWTGCVPSKALLKAAGIANNIRTANRYGLKASEPEFDFSTVMDKVHEIQNAVYEEADAPPVYQKMGITVIEGRAQFISPRQIEVLGRGGGRRQVASRYFVIATGGRPSIPPIEGLAETPYLTSETIFTISKLPARLIVLGAGPVGIEMAQAFRRLGSEIVVINTQDHILPRDDAELTGLLGEHLAAEGIRFLLGSTVEGTECAGTKIRAAFRRNSSPTPETVEGDVLLVAAGRRPNFDELGLEAAGVRVSRNGVTVDRHCRTSAENIFACGDVTGLFQFTHMSEHMAKVAVTNALLRVRTSVDAVNVPWCTFTDPELAHAGASEIELKNRKQRYAVYRFPFSKVDRAVTDRETAGVVKVLARKFDGRIYGASILGAHAGDMIGEFALAMRNKVSLRKMADTIHPYPTYALGNRRAADQWYVRKQSRMLVRLLKLVFRYHGQLPDTSDPNRIV; from the coding sequence ATGGCGCTGGACTTTGACATGGTTGTGATTGGCGGGGGTGCCGCAGGACTGACCGCCGCGGGAATGTCGGCCTCCCTGGGCGCAAAAACGGCGCTAGTGGAAGAGAGCAGGCTTGGCGGTGACTGCACCTGGACCGGCTGCGTGCCGAGCAAGGCCCTGCTGAAGGCAGCCGGAATCGCCAACAATATTCGCACAGCCAATCGTTACGGTCTGAAGGCGTCAGAACCAGAGTTTGACTTTTCCACGGTCATGGACAAAGTTCACGAAATTCAAAACGCCGTTTATGAAGAGGCTGACGCTCCTCCTGTCTACCAGAAAATGGGCATCACCGTCATTGAAGGAAGGGCACAATTCATCAGCCCAAGACAGATTGAGGTCCTGGGACGCGGCGGAGGCAGGCGCCAGGTGGCATCCCGCTATTTCGTGATCGCTACAGGCGGGCGTCCGAGCATCCCGCCCATCGAGGGGCTTGCCGAAACGCCTTACCTTACCAGCGAAACGATCTTCACGATCTCAAAGCTGCCGGCAAGGTTGATTGTCCTCGGCGCGGGTCCGGTTGGAATCGAAATGGCACAGGCCTTCCGGAGACTCGGCAGCGAGATTGTTGTTATTAACACGCAGGATCATATTTTGCCTCGCGACGATGCAGAACTTACTGGACTCCTGGGCGAACATCTTGCCGCCGAGGGAATCCGGTTTCTGTTGGGAAGCACTGTAGAAGGAACCGAGTGTGCCGGCACAAAGATCCGCGCCGCTTTCCGCAGGAATTCTTCGCCGACGCCGGAAACCGTGGAAGGAGATGTCCTGCTGGTGGCGGCGGGCCGCCGGCCCAACTTCGATGAGTTAGGTCTGGAGGCTGCAGGCGTCCGGGTCAGCCGCAACGGCGTCACCGTAGACCGCCATTGCCGAACCTCGGCGGAAAACATTTTTGCCTGCGGAGATGTTACAGGACTCTTCCAGTTCACGCACATGTCGGAACACATGGCCAAAGTGGCCGTCACCAACGCACTGCTCCGGGTTCGAACGTCGGTTGACGCCGTTAACGTTCCCTGGTGCACGTTTACTGACCCCGAGCTTGCGCACGCGGGCGCATCTGAAATTGAATTGAAAAACCGCAAGCAGCGGTATGCCGTCTACCGTTTTCCCTTCAGCAAGGTCGACCGTGCCGTCACTGACCGCGAGACCGCCGGTGTGGTGAAAGTCCTCGCGCGAAAATTTGATGGAAGAATATATGGCGCCAGCATCCTGGGTGCTCACGCCGGCGACATGATCGGCGAATTCGCACTTGCCATGCGGAATAAGGTGTCGCTCCGCAAGATGGCCGATACCATCCACCCATACCCCACTTACGCCCTCGGGAACCGCCGCGCCGCTGACCAGTGGTACGTCCGCAAGCAGTCACGAATGTTGGTGCGCCTGCTCAAGCTGGTTTTTCGCTATCACGGACAATTGCCCGATACCAGCGACCCCAACCGGATTGTGTAA
- a CDS encoding helix-turn-helix domain-containing protein: MADLDVSKVIRRVRQKLQVSQEGLSRLLNATKGAVQHWERGRNRPDLARLMALRQLCPPSQERKDLDALIRDSQVQVSPYSSIKTGLRTQAAKGKDLDELFPPQGLDVLRRENQRLQRQIAKLQSTLDRKTQQVHILEELAKDLQSQIASLQSGTTGTPAVSAEPTAKSADQ, translated from the coding sequence ATGGCTGATCTCGATGTATCAAAAGTAATTCGCAGAGTTCGACAGAAGCTTCAGGTGAGCCAGGAGGGATTGTCACGCCTTCTGAATGCCACGAAGGGAGCTGTCCAGCACTGGGAACGCGGGAGGAACCGGCCAGACCTCGCACGCCTGATGGCCTTGCGCCAGCTCTGCCCTCCTTCTCAGGAGCGCAAGGACCTGGATGCTCTTATCCGGGACTCACAAGTTCAGGTTTCACCCTACTCTTCGATCAAAACCGGATTGCGGACCCAGGCTGCAAAGGGAAAGGACCTTGATGAATTGTTTCCACCGCAGGGACTCGATGTTCTGCGGCGCGAAAATCAGCGGCTCCAGCGCCAGATTGCCAAGCTCCAATCAACCCTGGACCGGAAGACCCAGCAGGTCCATATTCTTGAGGAACTTGCTAAAGATCTCCAAAGTCAGATTGCAAGCCTCCAGTCCGGGACGACAGGAACACCGGCGGTCTCCGCTGAGCCAACGGCCAAGTCGGCGGACCAATAG